A single genomic interval of Spinacia oleracea cultivar Varoflay chromosome 6, BTI_SOV_V1, whole genome shotgun sequence harbors:
- the LOC130463580 gene encoding uncharacterized protein, whose product MSIVMANSMMNKTLPDLSKLEPLDGKNYKRWSQKLLIFFEQLEIDYVLYEDVIEAIEASKAVAPDPSLSAEDVKKAAEALTKKEKDNKLVRAHILHHVNGILFDLLITNRSSKSIWDTLQKKYGADDAGKKKYVVGKWINFKMTDDKSIMDQVHDYENIVTDILGEGMKMCETLQANVLLEKFPPSWNDYRNSLKHKKKDMNLQELIGHMRTEEANRLKDKFESLSLNSSKANLVESSAPMAKNRFKGKKKNHSTKGNFTNNHKIQKDQRSLLCVWKDRTQSLSM is encoded by the coding sequence ATGTCTATTGTTATGGCTAACTCTATGATGAACAAGACCCTTCCCGACCTCTCTAAGTTGGAgcctcttgatggcaagaacTACAAGAGATGGTCACAAAAATTATTGATCTTTTTTGAGCAACTTGAAATAGATTATGTGCTCTATGAGGATGTGATTGAAGCAATTGAAGCAAGCAAGGCGGTAGCACCGGATCCCTCCCTTTCGGCGGAAGATGTCAAGAAGGCGGCCGAAGCATTGACGAAGAAGGAGAAAGACAACAAACTTGTTCGGGCTCACATTCTCCATCATGTGAATGGAATCTTGTTTGACCTCCTCATCACCAATCGGTCAAGCAAGTCCATTTGGGACACCTTGCAAAAGAAGTATGGAGCCGATGATGCCGGTAAGAAAAAGTATGTTGTTGGTAAGTGGATCAATTTCAAGATGACGGATGACAAGTCCATCATGGATCAAGTCCATGATTACGAGAACATCGTCACCGACATCTTGGGTGAAGGTATGAAGATGTGTGAAACTCTCCAAGCCAATGTACTCTTGGAGAAATTTCCACCATCATGGAATGACTACCGCAATTCTTTGAAGCACAAGAAGAAGGACATGAACCTTCAAGAACTCATTGGTCATATGAGGACCGAAGAGGCTAATCGCCTCAAGGATAAGTTTGAATCCCTTTCTTTGAATTCTTCTAAAGCTAACTTGGTTGAATCTAGTGCTCCTATGGCTAAAAACAGGTTCAAAGGGAAGAAGAAAAATCATTCAACCAAAGGAAACTTCACTAACAACCACAAGATTCAAAAAGACCAAAGGAGCTTGCtatgtgtgtggaaagataggacACAAAGCCTATCAATGTGA